The Neobacillus sp. PS3-34 genome has a window encoding:
- a CDS encoding MFS transporter, with product MFLTFKSFSTELKYYLLMNTFFCFGSALSGVFQSVFLWKLDKTYSLLAYYSLYWSISIIISFVVCSWVARKTSPMITMRLGFIFYLLAYLIILIFHGTLSNHIMLLGVSMGLAMSLYYTGVHMAVLDLTTNDKRDSFLYIQGVLNTVGGVVAPLLAGILISQFDGMIGYYVVFVATCVFFFISFLVSLKVKGNPIAPKSYFWDVIKHPSREWKKMYPVMFADGIVSGVYWTFLVTMITFKVAGGELNLGIFNTAAEIVSILAFTILAKFSSPDYRIRIFAIGAVSIFLSSLLLSALPVFISLIVFGIIQPLASNMINTSMNAMIYASIEMDPDYKDKRLDYIIIREIPLGIGRAIGVFIFLAMRKYFNIDDLLPISFSFFPFVFVLMIPTLYVVWRKKPGTVRG from the coding sequence ATGTTTCTTACTTTTAAATCCTTTTCCACAGAATTGAAGTATTATCTGCTGATGAATACCTTTTTTTGCTTTGGCTCTGCCTTGTCAGGTGTGTTTCAAAGTGTCTTCCTGTGGAAATTGGATAAAACCTATTCATTACTGGCTTATTATAGCCTGTATTGGTCTATTTCCATTATTATTAGTTTTGTAGTGTGTTCATGGGTGGCAAGGAAGACAAGCCCGATGATTACGATGCGTTTAGGATTTATCTTTTATCTCCTTGCTTACTTGATTATCCTGATTTTTCATGGAACTCTAAGTAATCATATCATGCTGCTGGGAGTCTCGATGGGCTTGGCGATGAGCCTCTACTATACCGGTGTGCATATGGCTGTTTTAGATTTGACCACGAATGATAAACGAGATTCATTTTTATATATACAAGGAGTTTTAAATACAGTTGGAGGGGTCGTTGCCCCGCTTCTGGCTGGGATTTTAATCTCGCAATTTGATGGAATGATTGGGTATTATGTTGTATTCGTCGCAACCTGTGTTTTCTTCTTCATCTCATTTTTAGTTTCGTTAAAAGTGAAGGGAAACCCGATTGCCCCAAAAAGCTATTTTTGGGATGTCATTAAACATCCATCACGCGAATGGAAAAAAATGTACCCCGTTATGTTCGCCGATGGTATAGTATCGGGAGTGTATTGGACCTTTTTGGTGACGATGATTACCTTCAAAGTGGCTGGTGGAGAATTGAACCTTGGCATTTTTAATACTGCCGCTGAAATTGTGTCGATTCTTGCTTTTACGATACTTGCGAAATTTTCCAGTCCTGACTATCGGATTCGTATTTTTGCGATTGGCGCTGTTAGTATATTTTTGAGTTCGCTGCTGTTATCAGCACTGCCTGTATTTATTTCGTTAATTGTTTTTGGAATCATCCAGCCGTTGGCTTCGAATATGATTAACACGTCGATGAATGCGATGATCTATGCGTCGATTGAAATGGATCCTGATTACAAGGACAAACGCCTGGACTACATCATCATTCGAGAAATCCCGCTCGGTATCGGAAGGGCGATCGGCGTATTTATATTCCTGGCGATGAGAAAATACTTTAATATAGATGATCTATTACCCATATCGTTCAGTTTTTTTCCGTTTGTGTTTGTGTTGATGATACCGACATTGTATGTGGTTTGGCGGAAGAAACCGGGGACGGTGCGTGGGTAG
- a CDS encoding ROK family protein, producing the protein MLGAIEAGGTKFVCAVGDELGNIIERVQIPTTVPEETMPKVIDFFNQYDIKAIGIGSFGPIDVNPESPAYGNITSTPKPGWRDYPFVKSMKDAFPVPIGFNTDVNAAALGEVTLGAAKGLDSCLYITVGTGIGAGAVVQGNLLQGYSHPEMGHILVRRHPNDEYQGKCPYHQDCLEGLAAGPAIEERWGEKGMNLVDRAEVWEMEGYYIAQALMQYVLILSPKRIILGGGVMNQTQVFPSIYKYLQEFVNGYVTLPELSEYIVGPGLGDNAGITGSLLLAQRALQEEN; encoded by the coding sequence ATGTTAGGTGCGATTGAAGCAGGGGGTACGAAGTTTGTTTGTGCTGTCGGAGATGAGTTGGGCAATATTATCGAGCGGGTTCAGATTCCGACAACCGTGCCAGAGGAAACGATGCCGAAAGTAATTGACTTTTTTAACCAGTATGATATAAAAGCAATTGGGATTGGTTCGTTCGGTCCGATTGATGTGAACCCGGAAAGCCCAGCATACGGAAATATCACTTCTACACCTAAACCAGGGTGGAGGGATTATCCGTTTGTGAAATCGATGAAAGATGCTTTCCCTGTACCAATCGGATTTAATACTGATGTCAATGCTGCGGCATTGGGAGAGGTGACGCTTGGAGCGGCGAAGGGTTTGGATAGCTGCCTGTACATAACGGTTGGAACGGGAATTGGGGCAGGTGCCGTTGTGCAAGGAAATCTGCTTCAAGGCTATTCGCATCCTGAAATGGGGCATATCCTTGTCAGGCGCCATCCGAATGATGAGTATCAAGGAAAGTGTCCTTATCATCAAGACTGCCTGGAAGGCCTTGCTGCTGGTCCGGCGATTGAAGAACGCTGGGGCGAAAAAGGGATGAATCTTGTAGACCGGGCTGAGGTCTGGGAAATGGAAGGTTACTATATTGCCCAAGCCCTCATGCAGTATGTTTTGATTCTTTCTCCGAAAAGGATTATTCTTGGCGGCGGGGTCATGAACCAAACGCAGGTATTTCCTTCTATATATAAGTATTTGCAGGAGTTTGTTAACGGGTATGTTACATTGCCTGAGCTTTCTGAGTACATTGTCGGTCCTGGCTTAGGGGATAATGCGGGGATTACGGGATCGTTATTGCTTGCACAGCGAGCACTTCAAGAGGAAAACTAA
- the manA gene encoding mannose-6-phosphate isomerase, class I, which yields MQPLFLKPVFKERIWGGTELQKEFGYDIPNDKTGECWAISAHPNGPSIVENGPYAGMALDDLWRIHPELFGNPKEEVFPLLTKILDANMDLSVQVHPEDSYAKVNENGELGKTECWYIIDCKDDADMIFGDNAKTKEELIEQINEGKWNDLLRRVKIKPGDFFYVPSGTIHALCEGTLVLETQQSSDTTYRVYDYDRRDDSGNLRDLHLDKAIDVTIVPHQDVLSAPEIEEKENATITTYVKSEFFSVYKWDVKGAAEFSFDDKYLLLSVIKGEGSLKHNGESYSLAKGTHLIIPVGFGEFEVDGECELIVSHT from the coding sequence ATGCAACCATTATTTTTAAAACCTGTTTTTAAAGAACGGATTTGGGGCGGAACGGAATTACAAAAGGAATTCGGCTACGATATTCCGAATGATAAAACGGGGGAATGCTGGGCGATTTCCGCTCATCCAAATGGACCATCCATTGTTGAAAATGGACCATATGCCGGCATGGCATTGGACGACCTTTGGCGCATACACCCCGAGCTTTTTGGAAATCCGAAGGAAGAGGTCTTTCCTCTTTTAACAAAAATCCTGGACGCAAATATGGACTTATCCGTCCAGGTCCATCCGGAAGATTCCTATGCGAAGGTTAACGAAAATGGAGAACTGGGCAAAACGGAATGCTGGTATATCATCGACTGTAAAGATGACGCTGATATGATCTTCGGCGACAATGCCAAAACAAAAGAAGAATTAATTGAGCAGATTAATGAAGGAAAATGGAATGACCTGCTGCGCAGAGTAAAGATCAAGCCGGGGGACTTCTTCTATGTTCCTAGCGGTACCATCCATGCACTATGTGAGGGTACGCTTGTGCTGGAAACACAGCAAAGCTCTGACACAACCTACCGGGTTTATGATTATGACCGTCGCGATGACAGTGGAAACCTGCGCGATCTTCACCTCGATAAGGCGATTGATGTAACAATAGTTCCGCATCAGGACGTATTGAGCGCCCCTGAAATTGAGGAAAAGGAAAATGCCACGATCACAACCTACGTTAAATCGGAATTTTTCTCCGTTTACAAGTGGGATGTGAAAGGGGCTGCTGAGTTTTCTTTTGATGATAAGTATCTGCTGTTGAGTGTCATTAAAGGTGAAGGATCACTTAAACATAATGGTGAAAGCTACTCCTTGGCGAAGGGAACACACCTCATCATTCCGGTTGGATTTGGAGAATTTGAAGTGGATGGGGAATGTGAATTGATCGTTTCTCACACGTAA
- a CDS encoding FadR/GntR family transcriptional regulator, giving the protein MKSIKKFSLHEMIAEEIKRYITAHQLKRGNKLPSVAELTSILGVSRSSIREALRYLEGIDVIEVKNGKGIFVKEGGSLKIEAKIEVEQEKNYLLHISELRRALEGKAVELAALRATDKEIQEMEKLLTEIISLKEAGFDPSEEDWAFHKAIYKASNNPLLESVAESVSDTFNKLWSKPFGIDHIFVDTLPFHRTMLDGIVQRDPAYALKEFNKIIDTVENTVRKI; this is encoded by the coding sequence ATGAAAAGTATAAAAAAGTTTTCCTTGCATGAAATGATTGCAGAAGAAATCAAAAGATATATAACCGCTCACCAATTAAAAAGGGGAAACAAACTTCCTTCTGTTGCTGAATTAACTAGTATTCTAGGTGTCAGCCGATCGAGTATACGCGAAGCCTTGCGATACCTTGAGGGAATAGATGTGATAGAGGTTAAAAACGGTAAGGGTATTTTTGTTAAAGAAGGCGGGTCCTTAAAAATAGAAGCGAAAATTGAAGTCGAGCAGGAAAAAAATTATTTATTACATATAAGCGAGCTGCGAAGAGCACTTGAGGGAAAAGCAGTGGAGCTAGCCGCACTTAGGGCGACAGATAAGGAGATTCAAGAAATGGAGAAACTTCTAACGGAGATCATCTCCCTTAAGGAGGCAGGGTTTGATCCATCTGAAGAGGATTGGGCATTCCACAAAGCTATTTATAAAGCTTCCAATAATCCTCTTTTGGAAAGTGTCGCTGAATCTGTCTCAGACACATTTAATAAGCTTTGGAGCAAGCCTTTTGGCATCGACCATATTTTTGTAGATACCCTGCCATTTCATCGTACCATGCTGGATGGCATTGTACAGCGAGACCCAGCTTATGCATTAAAAGAGTTTAATAAAATAATAGACACCGTAGAAAATACTGTTCGAAAAATATAA
- a CDS encoding aminotransferase class I/II-fold pyridoxal phosphate-dependent enzyme, giving the protein MTNHLFSDEHVCTHLGDEYERFHGAVVPPIYQNSLFVFESFERLTEAMKDEQSSYLYWRGTNPTVEIVEKKIAALEKGEKCKLFSSGMAAISSAILTFLQAGDHVLSVSNIYGHTTKFFSYIEKFGVSHTNTPSTDLDVIESLIQPNTKVMYLESPTTMTFKLLDLKAVSSLAKKYGIKTIIDNTWATPVFQNPITFGIDIVVHSVSKYLGGHSDLVGGALITSKEIMDHLFYHEFQLLGGVMPPYEAWLVMRGLRTLPLRMKAHQESGLKIATFLENHTSVKKVNYPGLKSHPDYELGKQQLKGYSGLMSFELTNNSFDSVRNVINSLKQFQIGVSWGGFESLVISPNYGYNTEQLINSGMDPGLIRISVGLENVDELMEDLDAALKLKARSV; this is encoded by the coding sequence ATGACTAATCATTTATTTTCAGATGAACATGTTTGCACACACTTAGGCGACGAGTATGAACGCTTTCATGGTGCCGTTGTTCCCCCAATCTATCAAAATTCGCTTTTTGTGTTTGAAAGCTTCGAACGTCTTACAGAAGCAATGAAGGACGAGCAAAGCAGCTATCTATACTGGCGCGGGACAAATCCAACCGTTGAAATTGTCGAGAAAAAAATCGCCGCACTTGAAAAAGGTGAGAAGTGCAAATTATTCTCTTCAGGGATGGCAGCAATCTCGTCGGCGATTTTAACATTTTTACAAGCAGGTGATCATGTTTTAAGTGTCAGTAATATTTACGGGCATACGACTAAATTCTTCTCCTATATTGAAAAATTCGGAGTTTCCCACACGAATACGCCGAGTACAGATTTAGATGTCATTGAATCACTGATTCAACCGAATACAAAGGTCATGTATTTAGAAAGCCCGACGACCATGACTTTTAAACTCTTAGACTTGAAAGCGGTTTCATCCTTAGCGAAAAAATACGGGATTAAAACCATTATTGATAACACATGGGCGACGCCGGTGTTCCAGAATCCGATTACCTTTGGAATTGATATCGTGGTTCATTCTGTTTCCAAGTATTTAGGGGGGCACAGTGATCTGGTCGGCGGTGCCTTAATCACAAGTAAGGAAATCATGGACCATCTGTTCTACCATGAATTTCAATTATTGGGCGGAGTGATGCCACCCTATGAAGCATGGTTAGTAATGCGTGGGCTCCGCACCCTCCCACTTCGAATGAAAGCACATCAAGAAAGCGGTTTGAAAATCGCCACCTTCTTAGAAAATCACACTTCTGTAAAAAAAGTTAATTACCCAGGTCTAAAAAGTCATCCAGATTATGAACTTGGAAAACAGCAATTAAAGGGCTACTCGGGCTTAATGAGCTTTGAACTAACCAATAATTCCTTCGATTCAGTTAGAAACGTCATCAACAGTTTGAAACAATTCCAGATTGGCGTTTCCTGGGGTGGATTTGAAAGTTTAGTCATTTCGCCAAATTACGGATATAACACCGAGCAATTAATCAATAGCGGGATGGACCCAGGTTTGATTCGGATTTCTGTTGGTTTAGAAAATGTTGATGAACTAATGGAAGACCTGGACGCGGCATTGAAGCTGAAGGCACGGTCGGTATAA
- a CDS encoding sugar ABC transporter substrate-binding protein gives MLYLKKGFVIFVLVMTFLGIIAGCSSTTNKSVSKDGTIKLRMVESITSPARTKLLRGMLDKFEKENKKIKVELISPPLQSADDKINQMLMAKEDIDVLEVREQTVKNFSNNKFIVDLSPYTNKWENWNTLTETIKHGATAVDNKPYYIPYGVYEKTLFYRKDWFQEAGLEVPKTWDDLVNAAIKLTDPAKNRYGYSFRGGAGSPDYIEFMTWSYLGKKINPKDAYFTQDGKVIFDTPEAKQVLDTLVKLYKKASPPDSISWSYPEMVQGFTSGMTAMLIQDPEVIVTSEENMKKGTWATAPIPKGTPSGVAQQPAGTAGWGIGAFSKHKDAAWKLVSFLSSPEENLFFAKNNSLIPIHLSAGDDPYFKEGYFSSYIEMNAKPDEFLIADRPVEYKGYADYRAFAVKDIQSLLLGKMSEEQALAKWTDFWKKEKENKK, from the coding sequence ATGCTTTATCTCAAAAAGGGATTTGTTATTTTTGTGTTAGTAATGACGTTTTTGGGTATTATCGCAGGCTGCAGCTCAACAACGAACAAATCCGTAAGCAAAGATGGAACGATCAAGCTGCGGATGGTTGAGAGTATTACAAGCCCGGCAAGAACCAAGCTGTTAAGAGGAATGTTAGACAAGTTTGAAAAGGAAAACAAGAAAATTAAAGTAGAGTTGATTTCGCCTCCACTACAAAGTGCTGATGATAAAATAAACCAGATGCTGATGGCGAAGGAGGACATTGATGTACTGGAAGTACGTGAGCAAACGGTCAAAAACTTCTCCAATAATAAATTTATCGTGGATCTATCCCCATATACTAACAAGTGGGAGAACTGGAATACATTAACCGAAACAATCAAGCACGGAGCTACAGCTGTTGACAATAAACCTTATTATATTCCGTATGGCGTATATGAAAAAACGTTGTTCTATAGGAAGGATTGGTTTCAAGAGGCAGGCTTAGAAGTTCCAAAGACGTGGGATGATTTAGTTAATGCTGCTATTAAACTAACAGACCCTGCCAAAAACCGCTATGGTTATAGCTTCAGAGGCGGTGCCGGATCACCAGACTATATCGAATTTATGACATGGTCCTATCTTGGCAAGAAAATAAATCCAAAGGATGCTTATTTCACACAGGATGGAAAGGTGATATTTGATACACCTGAAGCTAAGCAGGTGCTAGACACATTAGTAAAATTGTACAAAAAAGCTTCCCCTCCTGATTCTATTAGCTGGAGCTATCCGGAAATGGTTCAGGGCTTCACGTCTGGAATGACGGCGATGCTAATTCAGGACCCAGAGGTAATTGTGACGTCAGAAGAAAATATGAAAAAAGGAACCTGGGCTACTGCACCAATTCCAAAAGGAACGCCATCTGGTGTAGCACAGCAGCCTGCAGGTACAGCTGGATGGGGAATTGGAGCTTTTTCTAAACATAAAGATGCAGCATGGAAGCTTGTTTCTTTCTTATCAAGCCCTGAAGAAAATCTATTTTTCGCAAAAAATAATTCTTTAATTCCGATTCATTTGAGCGCAGGTGATGACCCATATTTCAAGGAAGGCTATTTCAGCTCTTATATTGAAATGAATGCCAAGCCAGATGAGTTCTTAATTGCAGATCGTCCTGTTGAATATAAGGGCTATGCTGACTACCGGGCATTCGCAGTAAAAGATATTCAGTCTCTCCTATTAGGTAAGATGTCAGAAGAACAAGCCTTAGCAAAATGGACTGATTTTTGGAAAAAAGAAAAAGAAAATAAAAAATAG
- a CDS encoding sugar ABC transporter permease gives MKTQTETVTERSLPSFSISRHGLFIFLCLLPALLLVTVFIYYPLFKGVVMAFQSYSLFDLSNIEFIGLENFKTVMADSAFKESLINSFYWVFFSLLPQFLIGFIVALLLRRKFRGRGIYQAFIFFPWAMSGFLIGLIWRWMLNGQAGVINDLLIKLNIIDTAIPFLADPTWAMVSVIVANVWYGITFFAIMILAALQSIPDELYEAAKIDGANYIQQLFKVTIPYILPTLIVTTLLRVIWILNFPDLIYSLTNGGPAGSTHILSTFMLEKLIYGQNYGQAAAVGVILIFILLFFSIFYLLATKFNKAGDF, from the coding sequence TTGAAAACGCAAACAGAAACCGTCACAGAGCGAAGCTTGCCATCGTTTTCTATCTCTAGACATGGTCTTTTTATTTTCCTTTGCTTACTGCCAGCATTATTACTAGTAACCGTATTTATTTACTACCCTTTGTTCAAAGGGGTCGTTATGGCCTTTCAAAGTTATTCGTTATTTGATTTATCTAACATCGAGTTTATCGGCCTGGAAAACTTCAAAACCGTTATGGCTGATTCTGCCTTTAAAGAGTCGCTTATTAATAGTTTTTATTGGGTCTTCTTTTCATTGCTTCCGCAGTTCTTAATTGGTTTTATCGTTGCATTGTTATTAAGAAGGAAGTTCCGGGGCAGAGGGATTTATCAGGCCTTCATCTTTTTCCCATGGGCGATGTCCGGTTTTTTAATCGGTTTGATTTGGCGTTGGATGTTAAATGGCCAAGCTGGCGTGATCAATGACCTTTTGATAAAGCTGAACATCATTGATACTGCGATCCCTTTTTTAGCCGATCCAACCTGGGCTATGGTTTCTGTCATTGTAGCAAATGTGTGGTACGGAATTACCTTTTTTGCCATCATGATTTTAGCCGCTTTGCAATCTATACCGGATGAATTATATGAAGCGGCGAAGATTGATGGGGCCAACTATATACAACAGCTTTTCAAGGTGACCATTCCATATATTCTGCCCACCCTTATTGTTACAACATTACTGCGTGTTATTTGGATCTTAAACTTTCCGGATTTGATTTATTCTCTCACGAATGGCGGTCCTGCTGGTTCTACACATATTCTCTCGACCTTTATGCTGGAGAAACTAATATATGGGCAAAACTATGGGCAGGCAGCTGCAGTCGGTGTCATTTTGATTTTCATTCTACTCTTCTTTTCTATTTTTTATCTGTTAGCAACAAAATTCAATAAAGCGGGTGATTTTTAA